A window of Numenius arquata chromosome 10, bNumArq3.hap1.1, whole genome shotgun sequence genomic DNA:
CTCCTTTCTGCGAGGGAtgaagggggagaggaaaaagaaattcaggtCAGTACCCAAGAGAGTAAAGGCAATGCTTTGCACTTCATCCTACCCAGCAAACACCAGTACATTAATACTGGAGCTGATAGCACTCTCCCACACACCTCCCGCCAGTGCTCACACACTTCCTAACAGCACCTCCTGGTGGAAAAAGGTCCCACCAAAAACACTGCCCAGAAGCAGACCAAGGCTGCTCTGCCGAGCTTTGTTTGCAGAGGTCAAGCGTTACCACTCTGGGCACTACCTAGTCCTACCTTTGCCTCAAATGAGTTATCAGCGACGCGGGCATCCAGCTCAATCTCTTCTTCCCTTACGCGGCGGAACGGAGAGGCTGGCTGTTAAAGAAAATGAGATACAGTTAAGTGCATATATAGTGAcaacctccttccttccttcccctgcaaATATGGAGCTCTGTTCACGTCATCTCAgccatagaattgcccaggttggaagggacctttaagatcatctagtccaaccatcaacccaactctgataaaaacgatcactaaaccatgtcactaagcgctatgtcaacccatcttttaaatacctccaggtatgatgcctcaaccacttctctgggcagcccattccaatgtttaataaccctttcagtgtaaaaatctttcctaatatccaatctgaacctcccctggcgcaacttgaggccatttcctcttgtcctattgcctgtgacttgggagaagagaccgaccccccctggctacaccctcctttcagggagttctAGAGAccaataaagtctcccctcagcctccttttctccaggctgaacaaccccagctccctcagcctctcctcataacacttattctccagatccctcaccagctccattgcccttctgtGGGCCCGCtacagcccctcaatgtcttttttgtggtaaggggtcCAATCTTAAAGTGTTTCTCAGATTCataattctttccctttttcagaTCAGGCAGCTCGAGGATGCTCCTGGGCAAGCATATTCAATCAACCTTTGCCAGAATAATTTTATGCACATATGTGCACTCCTGAGGGTTCTCCAGCCAAGGTTCAAGTACTTGAAGAAGGAGTAAAATACAAATAATCCTGTGGGCCCAACCTCCCCCAAAAACTCAAAACAAGCCCACCACTTGTTCAGGAAGCAGAGATGCCTCTCCCGCCAGTCACCACAGTTCACCCTCACTCACCCGTTTCACCTTGGGAACTGTGTGTGGTGTTTTAGCTTTAATCTTTGCCTTTTTACTCTGTGGTGTCTCTGGCTCCTGAAcatcttccctcttctgtttcttcctgaTCGTGCCTGTTAGATGTACAGCAGTACAACTTCAAAAGGAGTAACTGCAGGGTTGGGAAAGGTAATGACATCTCTCCCCCAGAATGCAAACCCAGTGTTGACACAGGTGTGAGAATCAGTCCCTGCATTACCTCACCCAGAAAACAGACACTAATAGCCATTCTGGGACAGCAAGGATTTTGCCATCCTATCCTAATGGATAATTTTGTGGAATAGGGTACCTCTATATTAATGATTTAGTGCACTTCAGAAAGTTCTGTCGGTTAAAATTTGACAGTTCTTGGAGTCACACAGTATGCACTTGCACACATCACTAGTGCATTCAAGGCAATTTTCCTCCTGGAGGATAAACACTGAGATTGTGCACTGGGGCATCATCTACTGTGTCCCCCTCAACACAAACAAGGTCCTCCAGCAGTCTGCCTTCCTGTCACTAACAACCTTGTGCATCCACAGATGGCAACTGGCAACAACTGTACAGAAATGTACTTCATATTGCCACACATTCCATTGCTGGCAGATATGAAATACAGACAAAAAGGATCACGTTAAATTAAAAACTAGCCCTTTCCTCTCAGTACTGCACCAAATGGCATAATCTAATAGCATATAGAGATCAGACTGAATATTGTTTAGGAAAGGCTCCCATTCCCGCTTAGCTCAGTGACATTGCCTGACAGACCCACTTCCCAGACTGTAAGTAATACCTCCATTGACTTTTCCAGTCTCTTCTTCAGAGCTGCTTTCGCTGCTGGTACTGCTGCCACCAGCTGGCTTAGACTTCAGGTTGTTTGCTGCTGGAGTGGATGCTTTTGGTTTCTCTTTGGAGGCAGCGGTCTTAGAACTGTTTTGtgcccctttccctgcctttttgGGCTTCTCATCCTCTTCACTGGAACTATCCGATGAGCTGCTGCTACTACTACTAGCAGCAGCTGCCTTCTTCCCCACAGCTGCTTTTGCTGCCCCTGTAGATTTGGTGGCTGGTTTCGCTGctggcttcttttcttcttcttcactgcTAGAGCTCTCAGAGTCAGAAGTGCCTGCTTTGGGAGCTGGGGTAGAAGGTTTGGACAGTGGCTTACCCACTTTGCCAGCTAATTTAGCTGGagtgccttttttcttcttcttcttctcatcctcagagctgctggagctgctatCTGAATCAGAACTGCTTTGTGCTTTCTTTGTGACAGCTTGTGACTTCTTTGTTGCAGGGGTTGCTGCTTTAGTTGTGGGCTTCACAGGGGCCTTCTTGTCAGAGCTATCAGAATctagaatggaaaggaaaagaatcatCAAGGTTAAGCCCCATTCCTTCAACATGAAGATAACATACAGATTCAATGTTGATACACAACATTAGCTGCTTGAAACACCACTGCAGTGAGTATCCCTGTCTAGCTGCAACCTCAGACCCTGCCCAGAAACACAGAGGTCTGAGCAAACACAACATGCAGGTGGAAATTCTCTTCTCCCACCCCGATACCTGAGCTGTCTGAGGAGGAACTGGAGTCTTTCTTTGCTTGTCCAGGCTTGACAGCTACTTTTGCTGGTTTGGGACTATTCTTTACGACAGGTTGTTTAGCTGGGACCTTACTCCCTACCTTCTTCTTGTCATCTTCAGAGCTGGaatctaaacaaacaaacaaaaaagtatgtTCTTAAAGTTAATAAGCTTCTGGTGCAAATTACTTTAGTAATAACATGTACATCACTCGTGGGGAAGTAAAAACCAAAATGGGTTGTGGCCCAAGGCTGAGCCACTAGATAACTGTCACTAAGTAGCATTTGATGAACATAAGCATTCATCTTTCCACATATCTTCTCTATTGGGAGGAGGTGGAACAAACAGTTTAAGTTCTTCACTAAGGCATGCACAAGGAAGCAGATATTTGGAAAATAATGTAGGAGAAGAGGTATGAAATAAGGGACTGGAGAAAGTACAGGTATCACCAAGAACAAACTCGGGGAGAAGAAACATCGAGAAGCTATGTGGTAAAGATGAAAGAACAGGCAAGAAATGAGGCGATAAAACTGACAAAGCAGGGAAAGTGAGGCAGCAACAGCACAGTATCTCATTTTAGTTTTCCATTTCTTGTATCAGATGTGTTTAGCAGCAGTCTGAGGATGGACTGGAGACTCCTGTGTACAGATATGCCTTCCTATTGTGTGTCGCAGCAATCTGGAATGCCAAGTCTGATCTATTCCACCATTTCTAAACACTTTAATAATAGTAATCAAAACCTTGTCCATTTGTGAGAAACtagacaacaaaaccagaaaacagaaCTCCTGCCACCTGTTGAAGGGTGACACAGTCTAGTGCTGGCTGGCTGCAGACACGGTGCCCTGCTGTGGCACCAGAGCTGTTGAGATATACAACAGGAGGACCTTGATCTTGGAGGTGAAATGTAGCACATCGGGAACTTACATGGGAAACACGGCATTGCAAACCTTAAACCTCATCAACAGAAGATACAAAGCACACTGCCGCCATTTCTAGGGTCACATTAGAAGGCATCTTTTGAGTCTATTTCAAACTTGGTACAGagataacattttttattttggaaacttCTCCGAAACACAATGGGGTAACAGAAACCAAAAATCTGAAGAGACAGATTCTCAAAAAGTGTAACCATTAACCATCATGGTAAAACCTGATACATGATGCCCCACCCTTTCTACACAGTAACATGCAGACTTTTCTGCACTTGCCAATGGTCTCAGTGTTGTTTCATGGTCAGACTCCACTCCACATAGAAGGCTGCTGGTTTTTAATTTCACACCTTGTTGCTATGGGGAGTGGGAAACTTTCAAGCTCATACACTAAGCATCTTAGCAGATATATCATTATACAGACACCTGGCCAATAAaaacattagcaaaaaaaaataatcaaaactttATTTCTTGAATTACCTGAGTCACTGTCAGAACTGGATTCAGCCTTCTTGGTGGCCGCAGCTTTGTTTTGGGGGGCTGAGACTGTTTTAGCTACTACTGCTTTGCCTGCAAAAGCAAGTTTAAAATTAACTGGCCACATCCACAGCAAACCTTTGTCCCAAGATACAACCCTTTCCAGATATGTgttatggtttcagctgggatagagttgactttcttactagcagcttgTATAgcgttgttttgggtttgggatgggaatactATTGACAGCACCCTAATGTTTTTCGTTGTTGCTACGCAGCCCAAGACATCTTGGAGTGCACAAAACGTTggcaggagacacagctgggacagctgaccccaactgaccaaaggagtACTTCATGCCATGTGATggcatgctcagtatataaagctgggggaagaagaaagaaagcgGTGACATTTGGAGTTAGGGTGcttgtcttcccaaataacctgctttcctggagatggctgaacacctgccagcCGACGgaaagtagtgaatgaattctttcttttgctttgcttgtgtgtggcttttgctttacttattaaaactgtctttatctcaacccacgagttttctcattcttctttctcactcttccccatcccactgtagGGGGAGCgagcgagtggctgcatggtcctagctgctggctggggttaaatcatgatAATGTGAAAAAGCTCCCTTCTCAGTGCCACCAGCCGCTCAACCAGCACATCACAAGCCAAGCAAGGACCTGGCCAGCTGCAGTAATGGGCCTGGCTTATTCCCGTTAAACTGGACGCTGATGACTTTTCAGACCAACACATGCCAAATAATCCAACCCGCACAGGTTGGATCCACAGGTCATATACAGTACGGTTTGGGATGCCATCAAATGACTCAGAAGCTCCAGAGAAGTAAACAGCAACACAGACCAAAGTCAAATGGCTTTTTTAAGGAAACCAAGACGTTGCCAAAACTGCACCATGTAGTACttcctctgcagcctcctctcctcACAACATACCTGCTCCTCCCTTTGGGGGCGCCTGCTCTGCCTCATCGCTGCTGTCTGAAGAGTCACTGCTCTCAGCCTTTTTTGCAGGAGCCTTGGCAATGCCTTTCTTCGCCTGCGCAGCTTGAGGAGGTGGTACAGCACTGTACTGACCTACAAAGAGAGACACAGCATTCAGATGCTTGCCTGATAATGTGAGCAGCACAGGATATGTTTGTAGCTACAATAAAAGACACTAGTTTATAATTTGAAAGGTTACATCCACCCCACTGCTACCTCCTGTTTCTACTGTGAGTTTAACTCTCCACTTGGGGTTCAGCTGACACAAACATCTCTGCAgaagttttctttgcattttagaaGAATCGGAGCTTGTGTTGCcaaactttttagaaaaaaacccagagatgtCAATTGTTGATTGTTTTCATTTACTACCTTCTCAAATCCTCCAGTTAATCCAACTGAGTTTTGATGCTTGATCCTCCATTCAGATTAGCTCTCTACTGGAATCCTAAAAGCGCCACTCTATTGAACAGAGGCCCATTTAGCCCATCAACTTCACAAAAAGCCTAAAAAAGTTTCAATTGCTGCAGTTACAGAATAACCAAACCACCGGCAAATTAATTCCCAAATCCCAGCAGACAAAAAACCTGCAAGAAGAATGTACTTAAAGGCTACCTGAATAGGAGACATGCAGCAAACTAGGCAGAGCTTGTCACAATCTCTCTCACTCCCCATCCCTTGCTTGAGGAAGGAGCTGAATTTGAAGCTCAGCCCCAAGAGCACATATGAAAAGAGCTGCTGTATTTCTGGTTCACGataccaccaccagcaccacctgGAACCTTGTGTGCAGCAAGATGTGCCTGTGGCCTGCACAGACTTCTCCTGGGACAGCAGGACTCGCAAAAAGCATCCTCCCACCCAGCAGCACCAACATTTAGTGCTTACCGGACTTAggcttttgttttgcaggtgGTTTTTCATCATCTGAGCTGTCAGATGAGTCCTCACTACTGGAACTTTCCTTGGcacgtttttttttccctggacatACTTGAGTGGCTGCAGGTTTTGGCAGAGGTGATTTCTTGGGAACAGCCTTATCACAAGAAGGGAAGAAACGCACATTAAAAAACAAGTTACAAAAATCTTGTGGGGACAGCTGGATGTGGATCTTGTTTAACTCTATGCCTCACTAAAGAGAGCAAATTTTGAAGACAAAGCAAGAGAGATTTACGAAGATTCTCAAATGCAAATTTTAGGAAACACAGGAGCATCATGATCTTTCTGGCCACTCTGCTGTGGTTTTCTGCTGCATGAATCCCTAAAGAGGAGCTCCTTTAAGGGGCACAGAATTGACTGAAATGGTAGCAACTGCCACTTGATTAAACACAACTAGGATTATTTTTGtgttgcagaaaacatttttaaacactcCCTAGTGGAAAACTCAAAGTTACAGATAGCTAAGCACAAAAAAAGTCATGCAAAAGTGAACATATAGCAGAGAACACAATATGGTTATAACACAATGGGATGATTTCCTGTAAAAGGAAGAAGCATAGGAAGCAGTAAGGAGATAAGAGGTAAGAAAGCACGTGCATGGAGAGGTGCTGGAACACATAATCCCGCTGTATAAGGAGAAGGAGGCATAAGAGCCACAAATACTGTGCTAAGCACCTGTGTAGTCTGTGCCTTTGTCTACACATTTCACAGTCCCTGCAAGACAGAGATACACCCAGTTACTAGACCCCTACAGTGTTCAGGAAGTTTTTTATGGTCTAATTTACCTTCTTCGgtgcagccttttcctcatctgaATCTTCACTACTGCTGCTACTGCTCGCTGCTTTTCCATTCACCACCTTGGTGGCCGCCGGGGCAGCTTTACTTCCTTTTGAGATAAGTGAAAATGGACATTACAAAATATGCTATGGTAGATGAGGGGTAATTACATTCAGCATAAAGCCAATAGGGCAGATTAAGGTTGTTTTATCCTACTGCAAGCTTAGAGAAAGTTTTCTGAACTATAGCTCATTGGAAGTTCTAGGGCTAAAGACTCAGTAAAGATCTTCCCTGCTTTTGAGGGGAAGACACTGGCAAAAACACAACTTAAGCAGTTAAGGTTACTGATTACAGCTACATATGCAAACAATGCAGCATTTGGGACCAgatattttatttgcaaacattTCTACACCCCTTCCATGACAGAAGCAGACTGGACTGGAGTGTAAATGGCCATGTCAGCAGATTTTCAGACTGCTATATTAATGCATATGTTTTTGCATGTAGGTACAGCCCCCATCACTCCTCCcctggtgtttttggttttgtacttTGACTCATGATACACAGTAAGAGGTACCTGATTTAGGTGTTGCTGGTTTTGGTGGCTGTTTCTTTGGTGTTTCTTCATCTGAGCTGCTCGAGTCAGAGCTGGAACTCTCCGCTTTCTTCTGAGGCTGAATTTTGGTTCCAGCTGGCTTCACCACGGGTTTTGCGCCTTTCTAAACAACAGGAGGGAAAACCGATCAGCCCTTGGAGCCATGAAAAGGAGGCTAACAAGTGGGACATAAGTACAGAGAGTATAAACAGCTGTCTTTCACAGAGGTTACCATTTTGACTTGGAAACACCACTTTTCCTAATGGTTAAGGCCTGAAAATCCCTGGATAATAATTTTGCTCTAGGAAACCTCCCAGAAGCCCATGGGAGACTTCCTTTGCACCTCAGTCTCCAGTTCTGCCTCCTCAAaagggggcagctgtggggctggcactgcTCTCTTCCTTCTTCAGATTGCACTAGTCTGAAGATGCAACTCTAGCTATTCTCCTCTACTGTACACTGACATCACTCTTCCCCACCAGCCCTTCTTAAGACTATGACtgcagcaagaaaaaggaaagagaagatttTCTTTATATACgtagaaaaagataaaatttgtTTTAGCAATTGTAAATAAATCTTTCCCTGAAAAAAGGTAAGCCCTGGCAGTCTTCGGACAAAAGCAAGAAGCAGACTTGGATAGGAAACAAAGTAAGTGCTGGACATTAATTTTTCACAGGATCAGTTCAAATGGCACACTCCACTACAGAAATGTCTTCTCACACTGCACCTACAGCTGTCGAGGCACTTCACAGTTCAGGAAAAGTGAGCCCAATTTCAGAGAGAATTCTGCTGGCCAAATTTGCTGTTACCCATCACTGTCAAACACACACTGAAGAGGCTGGAAAGAAGAGCTGACCTTTgctggctgcttctcctcctccgaATCTGAATCATCACTGGAGTCCtcgctgctgctctctgccttctTGGCTGCAGGAACCGCTTTTGCCTTGGGCACAGCTGCTGCTTTAGCTGCAAATAAGGGACAGCACATGTTGAAGGTAAGTTAATTCAAACTTTCACATACCTATACCCTGAACTAGTGGATATCAGGGCAAAAGGATACACTAATGTCATTAAACCATGACTGACTGTTTCTTGAGCAGGGTACAGCAGAAGACTCCAAAATGGGTAGACATGAGGATAAAACAAATTCTAGATTTTATCTTTGCCATGTACCACATTTAAGTGCAGATTTCTATCATCAAAAAGGACACCCCACAAGGTAAGCGTCCCCACAAACGGAGATAGCATTAACTAGGTCTGCACACCTCCCAGCTTACAAAAACCCACTGAACAAGCACAGACTTCCAAAGCGAACCACTGCAATGTTTGTTAAGCTTCCAAACACTTTACTTAACATATTTTAGCCAAATCTACCCTTCCTGGTTACTGATTGCTTTTTAATAACGTGGAGCAAAAGAAATCACTTTGCCTGAAGTTATATTTGCAACTGTCCTTGTCAAATAAAAATCAGACCTAAGTTCAAATTCAGCTTTAGGATGGCTCAAGTTGAAGAccaaattttctttctgtgtgtccTTGTCTACTCCTTCCCTCCCACAAATCTGCTGCTATACACACAAAACTGTGCACATCATGATTAAGGCAAGGCACACAAACAATGCCAGGAATTGTTCACCACATAGAAAGTGCAGTGGAGAGACATATTTTTTGTAGCACTGGGACACAGGCTTGAGAGAAATGAGAGTAGTAATCTCACACAAGAAGCAGGTGAGTAAGAATGCTTAACATCTCTCTGGAACTCGAGGATACTCTCTACAACTGCCCTGCATCAAACACGTCATGGTGCCCACCAATACACAGAAGAGCCTGAAAAATTCTAGCCGTGCAGGAGTTTTGTCAAGTTAGGCATATGTTAACAAATGTGAAAGCTTTTATAAAACCTGAATCAGTTTTCCTACAACAGCAGGATGAGAAGCCATTCTTTAAAGCTCTCAGTGAAACTGGGAGTCCCTGGAAAATAGCATAGAAAAAAATGAGGTACCTAACATCCCATGAAGAGAGTATCAGCCCAATCTGCATGCACTTAAAACCCAATTTCACTCAATATTTAAATCAACACATAATGTGAATGTATTGAAACAAGTAGGAGTAACCCTGATGAGATATTCTATCAGCGAGTGTTTGGAAAGCAGAATCTCTATACAGACGTGGTAAAAAGGTAATGAAGGTGTTACTTCAATAGCACCTTCAAAACTCAATACAGCCTGATGCCTTCACCAGTCTCAGCTAAAAGAGACAAACTGAATGGCTAAAACCTTCTCGTGGACACAACCCCTGATGAGCTTAAATTATCACTGGATAAAGAGATCACCCTTTGCTAAGATAAACATGCCATAGGAAAAAGACCTGCCAGAAACAAGATCAGTCAATACAAAACCAGTCCTCAATAGCTGCTGATGGACCTCAAATGAGTCGCTGAAGCTGAGCTCTATATCCAGGCAAGGAGCTACCGTCAGACACAAACCCGGCCCGCCCCAGGGCCACTCGCAAACCCCACCTTGTTTCTTGGCTGGGGGAGTCTCATCCTCCTCGCTGGAGCTGTCATCGCTGCTGGAGGACGGTTTCCTCTTTGCCTGGGAGCCATTGGGAACTAGCTTTCTCTTCTTGGCTGCTGGAGACCTACCGGGAGAAAGGGCAAGCTGGGAACTTTGTGAGGCGAGGGCCAGCCTGGCGGGAGCCTGGCAGCACAGTGCTGACACCCCCGCCGCCCCTCCTCAGGCCCAGTAAGCGCAGCCCCCGCCGCCAGAGGGGCACTTACTTCAGCCAGTAACTGAAGATGTCCAGGAGGGAGGCGGCATTGGGgtcctgctccttctgcagcaAGAGAGAGACCATAGTGGTCAGTCGGTCGGTTGGTCAGTCagcaccccccccacccgcctCACCCCTGTCAGTCAGTCGGTTGGTGGGTCAGTCAGACCCCCCCGTCAGTCAGTCCGTCAGTTAGTCAGTCAGCCCCCCTCACCACCGCCCACCGTCAGTCAGTCGGTCGGTCAAGTCAAAACCCCCCACCTCGCTCCCcgcttcccctctctcccctcaccACAGCCCTCCCCCcatcagtcagtcagtcagtcagtcagtccgCCGGTCGGTCAGTcagaccctcccccccccccacttcgctttcccctcctttccccccggcccccgtcgtcggtcggtcggtcggtcagTCAGACCCCCCCGCTCACCGCCGCCCCCCAGTCAGTCAGTCAAAGCCCCACACCAGTCAGTCAAGTCACTCCGTCGGTCAGTCAGTAAGACCCCTCTTCACCTCGCCCCCCCCACCGCTCCCCTCATCGCCGCCCCCTAGTCAGTCAGTCGGTtggtcagtcagtcagtcaatcaatcaatcagcccccccccccccccccactgccgcCCCTCCGTTAGTCAGTCTGCCCGTTGctgtccctcccctcagccccctgccccgctcaccgccgccgcctccttgGCGAAGGCGCGGGCGGCGCCCTCGAAGCGGTTCTCGCGCAGGAAGGCGAGCACGAAGGGGAAGAGGTCGCTGGGCACCGCGCGCCACTCCGCCATgctgcccgccgccgccacgTGCCGCCGCCCTCGCGCAGGCGCACGCACCGCGCCGCGTTACGCACCGACGTACGCCAGCCGGGGCTCCGCCCTCGCCGCCATCTTGGGCGCTGTGAGAGGAAGGCCCCGGTGCGGTGGAGGGGAGGCGGGCGCCGTGGAGGACCACGGGGCCCGCCTTCGCTTCACCGCGCCGGGGCGGGTAGGAAGGGTGCCCGGAGGAGGGGCCCGCGAGGTAGGGCCGTCCTTCCCTCCCGGTGTGAGGGAGTTTGGAACGTCCCCGCCCGGTGGTGGCGCCCGACCCTGGGTGAAGGCAGCAAACAGGGCGGGAAGGTGGTGCAGAGGCAGGCTTAgggcggagaggaggaggagaggcaggcttagggcggggaggaggaggagggaacccATCACAGGAAACTCAGGAGTCTGCATGTGGCCGTGGGAGACTTCAGTGCACTTAAACCCCTTTTCCCCCTGTCAGTTTACTCCTAGTTGTAATCCATTTTAAATATGGTCACTGGAAGGAGAATGGTAGGGAGCAGAAGAGCTGTTCTATAGAGAAGAAACCGGTAGATGTGGGCAACTTAAGTGCAGGCAGTGTCCTTACCAACAGGGTGCAGTCCTACATAGCTTGAACATGGCAGGCAGAGCCAGATGCTGACAAGATTTATCGGTAGTCTCAGGAAAGGTGAGCAATGAGCCAGGCCTAGGATCCACATGAGGAATCTATTCAGGAGCAAAGGGAGATAGTGCTAGAGAGATGGGGCAAGTGAGACAATGTGCGTGTAAAGGACTGTCTATACAATTGAGCCAGAAAAGAAATTAGGGGTAGGGTTACTTAGAACATAAGTTTGAAGGGTATCAGGGAGGTGAGGTTGGAGATAGGACTTGAAAAAGACACATCTACAAAATAGGACAGGCAAGTACTAAAGGCCCAGGCCTCGGCTTAAATGGAGCTTCTGGGCCTATGGGCAAAGAGTGGGTGTGgaagccccaggtgaggctgatcAGGACAAGCATGGCCTGTTAGCGAACTCAGGACCCTGGTCAGGAGAAGATTTCATTCAGCTGTTTTATCTTGCGATGGCTTTAAATTAGTCATGTCTCCACTGAAGTTTTTTACTTCTGCGAAACTGAAGGTTTGCTCTGATGATTGTAGTGCTTTGTTCTCATTGCCCTTTGTGATGGGGCTTTTTTTGATTCTCCTTTATAGAACTATAAAGCCTACTGAGGGCAAAGGAAGAAGAGAGCCTCATGCTGAAAGTCTTGAGTAAGAGCTGCCAGGGTCAAACCAGCAGTAGTAGGTAGGTTGTGTTATGCTTTTTACGCTTTCACTACCTGGTCTTCTGCTCTTAACCATCTCTAAATGCTGCCACACCCTGCTGTGCTGGGGTTCTGTCCCTCTTGTGTGCCTGCTGAACACACACTTGGGCAAGTTCTATGCCCAGCAGAGACCACCTGGTGCTGGTGTCTCTGGAAGGTGCTGCATTTGCAGTGCTGGGGAAATATAAGCAGCTCATGCAGAGGTAGATTGTACTGTAAGATTTTGTCATTTTGTATGGGTGCTGTTGCCTGTATTGTAGAAAAAGGACGTTCAGCTGAGGGCTTGTTAAATGTGTGCTTTGTTTTCAGATGCCCCTGCTATGGCCTGCCCCTGTTATGTATGGAATAACTCAGGGCTCTGTTGCGGAAAGGAAACTGTTTCCAGGAACCAGTATTTCTCTCAGTTCTTGTAGCTTCCATCCATAGCAAGCTACAGCTGCAAGCTTCATCTGCAAAGCTCAGCACAAGTTCTGTGCTTTTGTCAgcatcagaaaggaagaaatgctggTATACTGTCCTTATTTTAAATCCTGCTGTCTGAAGTAACTGCTAGGAGGAACCAGGGAGATT
This region includes:
- the NOLC1 gene encoding nucleolar and coiled-body phosphoprotein 1, which encodes MAEWRAVPSDLFPFVLAFLRENRFEGAARAFAKEAAAKEQDPNAASLLDIFSYWLKSPAAKKRKLVPNGSQAKRKPSSSSDDSSSEEDETPPAKKQAKAAAVPKAKAVPAAKKAESSSEDSSDDSDSEEEKQPAKKGAKPVVKPAGTKIQPQKKAESSSSDSSSSDEETPKKQPPKPATPKSGSKAAPAATKVVNGKAASSSSSSEDSDEEKAAPKKAVPKKSPLPKPAATQVCPGKKKRAKESSSSEDSSDSSDDEKPPAKQKPKSGQYSAVPPPQAAQAKKGIAKAPAKKAESSDSSDSSDEAEQAPPKGGAGKAVVAKTVSAPQNKAAATKKAESSSDSDSDSSSEDDKKKVGSKVPAKQPVVKNSPKPAKVAVKPGQAKKDSSSSSDSSDSDSSDKKAPVKPTTKAATPATKKSQAVTKKAQSSSDSDSSSSSSEDEKKKKKKGTPAKLAGKVGKPLSKPSTPAPKAGTSDSESSSSEEEEKKPAAKPATKSTGAAKAAVGKKAAAASSSSSSSSDSSSEEDEKPKKAGKGAQNSSKTAASKEKPKASTPAANNLKSKPAGGSSTSSESSSEEETGKVNGGTIRKKQKREDVQEPETPQSKKAKIKAKTPHTVPKVKRPASPFRRVREEEIELDARVADNSFEAKKGAAGDWGEKANNILKFTKGKSFRHEKTKKKRGSYRGGTISTQVNSVKFESD